The genomic window AAAAGGTAAAAAGGGAGATGGTTCTGTCAATTACTCTGGATATACATCAGTTTCTGAACTGCCAAAAAAACTAGATGTACTAACAGCAGATGAATTTAGACAATACGTAAAAGCCAACGGTTTTACAGTAACCGATTTGAATAACAATACCGATTGGCAGGAGCTGATATTCCGTACGGCAACTACCCAAAACCACAATCTATCATACGGTGGCGGTACCGAGAATACATTGTATCGTTTTTCGTTGAATATGATGGACCAGCAGGGTATTATTGACAAAACTGGCATGGAAAAGTACACCGGACGATTTAACGTTACACAAAACGCACTTAAAAATAGAGTGAAATTTGAGGCCAACGTTACCTGGGCCCGTACCAACGACCAACGTATTCCGATAGGCGAAACTGGTGGGCACGAGGGCGATGTGTTACTCTCTGCACTAAAGTTAAACCCTACTTTTCCGGTGTTTAAGCCAGATGGCTCTTATTACCAGTCTAGCGGAGACGAAAGAAACCCAGTGGCTATGATTAAACTTACCGACGACAATAACCGTACAGATAGGTTTTTGGGTAACTTAACTACCACAGTAAATATCATCAAAAACCTAGCATATAAAGTAAATTTTGCACTTGATTATTCTAGCATTTCGAGAAAAGTTGTACAACGTAAAGATTTAATTTATCTCTCAAACGGTGGTACTGTTGATGTTAACGATATTTCGCTAACTAGTAAGTTGATGGAAAATTTTCTTACTTACGAAACCACAATAAACCAAATGCACCGTATAAATTTATTAGCGGGGCATTCTTATCAACATTTTAAGAATTACAATTATGGTTTGTCTGTAAATGGTTTTAAGAGTGATGAGATAGATTATTTAAACAACTTGGCATTAGGTAACTACACAACAGCTAGCGTGCGGTCTGGTATTCAGGTTAACGAGTTGCAGTCTTTTTTTGGCAGGGTAAATTATAGCTATAATGGCAAATACTTATTTACCGGTACACTCCGTACAGATGGTTCTACAAAATTTGGCGAGAACAACAAGTATGGTAAATTCCCTTCGGCATCGGTTGCATGGCGTTTAAGCCAAGAAAGTTTCATGAAAAAAGCGAAATTTATAGATGAACTAAAACTAAGGTTAGGTTGGGGTATCACTGGAAATCAAGAAATCCCGAATAAGATTTCGCAAGCAGTATTGGGCACAGGCAGCAATAATGGAGCTGTATTAGGCGGCTCGTTGGGTAATGTTACTCCAGGTATTACTTTAACACGTACACCAAACCCCGATTTAAAATGGGAAAGTACAGCTCAGTATAATCTTGGTCTAGATTTTAGCCTCCTTAAAAACAGAATTACAGGCTCGGTAGATTTGTTTGAAAAAAACACCAAAGATGTATTGGTACAAGTATATGCTATTGCTCCGGCGCCTACTACTACTGTATGGTCTAACGTACCTAATATGCGCATTGTTAACAGAGGAGTAGAACTAGACTTAAGCGGTGTTTTAGTAGATAAGAAAGATCTGGTATGGAATATTGGGGCTAATTTCGCTAAAGTAAACAACGAAGTTAAAGATTTGCCTTTAAGCCGTATCACTACTGGCTCGCCAAGTGGGCCAGGTATTACAGGTTATTCATCGCAGGTAATTATGAGTGGCCAGCCAATTGGTACCTTTTGGGGCTACAAATTTTTAGGTTTCGATGCCAGCGGCAAAAGCATATTTGAGCTAGGTAGCGATGGAAAACCTCTGGAGCAAAAATTGGGCAATGCGCTGCCAAAATTTACTTATAACTTTAATTCTAGTGTTAGGTATAAACAATGGAATTTAGGCTTGTTCTTTAACGGAGTGTATGGCAACAAAGTTTACAATAACTTGGCCAACGTAATGGCTCAAAAAACCCTACTTCCTAAAGGTTGGAATGCTATACAAAGTGCAACAGAATTGGCAGAAGCGTCAAACAATACATTGGTTTACTCTAGCAGGTTTATCGAAAATGGATCTTATTTCCGTTTAAGCAGTGCAACTTTGGGCTATACTGTAAATACTAAAAAAATAGATTTTATTAAGAGATTGCAGTTGTATGCTTCTGGAAATAACCTATTTGTTATTACGAAATATTCTGGTTACGACCCCGAAGTAAATAGCGACCATTCTGCTAACAGCGTACCTTCTATAGGTATAGATTGGACAACCTATCCAAAAGTGAGAACAGTAACCTTTGGCTTAAATGTTGAATTTTAAATTTTGAGAAAAATGAAAATACCATGGTTTTCGAACTTAAAAAAAGTAGAACAATTAAACCGTGATAGCTTCATCATCATCAATAAAAAAATATAACCAGATGAAAAAAATAATTATATGCTTGCTTGCAACAGTATTTTTTACTGGCTGTACCGATCTTAAAGAAGAAATTCTTAACGAGCAAGACGGAAGCAAAACGCTTAATGATATAGAAAACATGGGCACAGTAGTTGCCCCAGCGTATGCTTACCTTCGCGATATACAAAACCGTAGTGGTGTTTGGGGCACAATATTGGCCACTACCGATGAAATGGCTTGGCCAGCCCGTGGTTCTGATTGGGTAAATGCTAACCAACAAACCTTAACAACGCATGAGTATACACCACAAAATACTTACATCAGAAACACTTGGAACAGCTTTTTAATTGGTATCACAAAAGCTAACCTTGCCTTGTACTATTTAGATAGATACCCGCAAACAGAAGAAGTAAAATTGTACCAGGCAGAAGTTAAGTTTGTGCGTGCTTTGTGTATGTTTTTGCTTAACGATAATTTTGGTAAATTCCCGTTCAGAGAGTTTTCTCAGTTAGATTATTCTGCCTCACCTCAAATTTTAACAAGAGAAACCGCTGTGCCAAGAATGATACAAGAACTTACCGAGATTATTCCCGTGCTTAAAAAGAAAACTGAAGTACCATACGGCAGAATATCAAAAGCGGCAGCCCAAATGCTACTGGCAAAAATATATTTAAATTATAAGGTATATCTAAATCAAGAAAAATGGCAAGAAGTAATTGCCCTTTGCGATGATATTATTAATTCTGGCCAATATAAAATAGCTGATGATTATTGGGCGCTTTTCCAATACGATAATGCTAAATATGGATACGATACAGAATCTATTCTATCAGTAATTTACGATGAAAACCTAGGGCTAACCGGTTCAGTTTGGGTTCCTATTACCTTACATTATAACCAAAAATTTGGCAGTTTCACTAGCCTTTGGAATGGTTGCTGTACCACAGAAACGTTTTTTGATACATGGAATACTTCGGATTTAAGGTTTAAGGACACACGATTAGTTAGCAAACTTGGTTTTAACCAAGGCTTTTTGGTAGGGCAACAATATGGCGTAGATGGTACTGCCTTAAAAACACGTACCGGAGAGCCATTAATTTTTACTAAGCAGTTCAATATCAATAACTCATCAGAGCAGGCTGGGGTACGTGTGGTTAAATATGCACCAGATCCGTTAACTAAAAATACTGGTGCAGCAGGTAATGATTTTCACTTTTATCGCCTAGCAGATACTTATTTAATGCGTGCAGAAGCTAAATTTAGAAACGGTGATGCTAGCGGAGCCTTAGGTGATATTAACATTTTAAGAGCCAAAAGAAGCCAAGCGGCACTGTTATCGGTTGATTTGGAAAAAATCTATAACGAGAGAGGCTATGAACTGTATTGGGAAGGTCACCGTAGAAACGATATGGTACGTTTTGGTACTTATACTGCGGCCAGAGATAATAAAAACTACATATCGGCCAGCTATAAAGTTTTATTGCCAATTCCAATTAGTGCATTAGAGGCAAATCCAGAATTAAAACAAAATACAGGCTATTAAAATAACATTAGCTGGTATTTTGCTTCGCATGGTGCCTAGTCAATCCTATTTGACAATAAAAGCTGTTTTGTGAAGTACAAACCTGAGTTTGATTGTTAATGTTTTGGGTGCTCAATACTTAATGCTATCCTCTCTAAAAAAAGAGAGGTTACAAGGCTAAATACCTTAAAATAGCAGTAAGCAATCCTAAAGCAAAATAACGGTCAAATTCAGGTTAATTGTATTTAATCAATCTTGAGACAAAATTACTTGCCTATTCTGTGGTATGAAGATGATCTAGATTATTAGATTTTGCTCATTTTCTCAGCTATTTAACGTGAACTATGGATCTTGATTTTGGCTGTCAGATCAGTGTTTGTTCCGATTATTTGAAGGTAAACGGTATGAGCGGTTCGTCTCCAGAAATTAATTCGGCACTAGCTTTTAGGTCTATTTTTTAAAATTACATTTTCGATAGATATTTCTAACTGTCTAATAAACAGTTAGAAATATCTATAACTCTTTTTGTTTCTCTATCGATTAAAATGGGCTTACACCAAACATAGAAAATGAAAAACCAACCTCTAGTAATTATAAACTTTACAAAACAACTTATAGTGTTGCAAAAAGCAAATGCTTTATTAAGTATGCCGCAAATTAATTTGCTAACCGCGAGTAAGGCAAATGTTAATTAGATAGAAAATGCCTACCAATAAAGTTGGATGGCATTTCTTACGGCATATTTAAACTTTTAAATTAAAACAGAAATGAATTTGAGAATATATTTAGTGCTAATGTTATTTATGTTGCCAGTGGCGATATGGGCTCAGCACCCTTGGGAAATCACTGCCGAAAAAATCACTACAGATAACTATTACGGAATTACGGTTGCTAACGGTATGGTGGGCATTGTGTCGTCGCCACAGCCGTTACAGGTAAAAGAAGTGGTGCTTGCCGGAGTATACGACCAATACGCCCGCGGGAGGGTAAGTAATTTTTTACCTAGCTATAACCTGCTCAACATGAAACTTGCCATTAACGGTGCAGGTATTACCATGGCCAACATAGCTAACTACACCCAAAAATTAGATATGCGCAAAGGCGAATTTGTTGGCTCTTTTGATTATAAAGATGTGGCCAATGTAACCTACAGCTATACTGCTTTACGCCATTTGCCTCATACGGTAATGATGGAGGTAACCGTAAAGATGAAGACCAGCGGAACAATTGTAGTAGACAATTTGCTAGAAACTCCATCCGCACTGCGAGACCAACAAAATTATTTTAACGAAATTGAGAAGGCGCATGTATATATCCCTCTACTCACATCTGTTGCAAAAAGCCCTACAGGTTCTACAACCATTGCCGCCAGCAATACATTCCTATTTAACGAGAGCAAAGAAAACCAGCCTAACATTGTTCATAAAATGAATGACATGCACATTCATACGGCTAAATTTGCCAAGCAATTGGCTAGTGGTCAAGAGTATTCTTTTGCTTTGATAGGAACCCTTATTTCTTCGGTGCATACGCCAGATCCATATAACCAAGCCGAGCGCTCTACTATATTTGCTTCCTTAGAGGGCGTAAAACGATTGAAAGAAAAACATTATAAAGAATGGCAAAAACTGTGGCAAAGCGATATAGAAATTGAGGGAGATTTACAGGCGCAGCAAGATATTAGAAGCATGTTATACCATTTGTACGCTTTTTCTAGGGAAGATAGCGGCTACTCGGTTTCGCCTATGGGGTTAAGCGGTTTGGGTTATAATGGGCATGTGTTTTGGGACACAGAAATATGGATGTACCCGCCCATGCTGTTGCTACACCCTGAAGTGGCCAAAAGCATGATAGATTATCGTTTTGATCGCTTGCAACAGGCAAAGAAAAATGCCAGCATTTACGGCTATAAAGGGGCAATGTTTCCTTGGGAAAGCGCACACTCCGGAATGGAAGAAACCCCTGTTTGGGCACTAACAGGTCCATTTGAACATCATATCACAGCTTGCGTTGGCATTGCTGCTTGGAATTATTATCTGGTAACAAAAGACAAGCAATGGCTTAAAGAAAAAGGATGGCCACTTTTGAAAGAAACTGCTAATTTTTGGCAAAGTAGGGTTGAAGCCAATGATAAGGGCGAATATGAGATTAAAAATGTTGTAGCGGCTGATGAATGGGCCGAAAATGTAGATAACAATGCATTTACCAATGCTGCGGCCTCTAAAAATTTATTGGCAGCTAGTAAATGCGCAGCAGAGCTTGGTTTGCAGCCCAATGCCGAATGGCAAAAAATAGCCGCAAACTTAGTGATCAAAAAAATGCCAAATGGAGTAACTCGCGAGCACGATTCTTATACAGATCAGCAGATAAAACAAGCCGACGTTAACCTATTAGCTTACCCACTAAAAGTGATAAGAGATAAAGAACAAATTAAACGAGATCTCGCTTTTTACGAAACTAAAGTGCCACAAAAAGGTACACCTGCAATGACACAGGCCATATTTTCGCTCTTATACAGTCATCTTGGCGATGGAGAAAAAGCCTACCACTGGTTTAGCGATGCTTACCAAAAAAATCTTAATCCGCCTTTTAGGGTTATTGCCGAGTTTAAGGGCGGTACCAACCCTTATTTTGCTACTGGTGCAGGTGGTTTGCTGCAAGCAGTAATTATGGGTTTTGGCGGTGTAAATATTAAAGATGATGGAGGTATAGAGCAAATTAAAACAGCGCTTCCGCCACATTGGAAAAGTGTAGTAATTAAAGGTGTTGGGATAAATAAACGAACTTACAAAGTTGCTAAGTAAAAACGATAAATGGCAGTTTAGAATGGGTTTAGTGCATTTTAATGCTAAGACATGAAATTAGAGATGTTCGAAACCTAGTATTTGTTGGCCTCGCAGTCTACGTATTATTTCAAATCTCCTTATTAAATGGGATAGGTTTCGGACATCCTTAACTTGCTACTGCTGTAGTTTAGGCTTTATTAGTTGCTTGTAAGTTTATTCAAAGTAATATCAAATCGAAGTCCAGTTGTATCTTTTCTGTTTTTGTATAAGATTAATTGCCCAACATAAATTCCTTTTGGAGATTGGTATGTTTTGATTATTGCAAATTCGCTATACTTGCTTTTCATTTTCATAGGTGCTATATTTTGAAAAAACAAAGTATCTCCTTTCCTATAATATGTGCCAGTAATTTCGTCTATTCCAAAACAAACGTCTCTGTTTGTAAACTTGTTGTTTTCTTTAAATTTAAGCGTAGAATTACAGCTTCCAGCGCCTTCGTAATCTGCAACTAGTAGATTTTTTCCTCGCAAATCATCAAAGTTGATAAGGCCACGAGGTTTAAAGAAAGTTAGCGTTAAAACTAGTGCTAATGTAATTGAGGTAATTAAACGTTGTTTATCTGCTAGCTTTTCTTTAGCCAATAAAAATAACTGCCGAACAAATAAAATAAAGAGTAGCACATAGCATATAAAAAGTACTATGAATAAAGGAAATGCAAAAATACCTAGTTTTCCTTCCCAGCTTCCTATCGAATTAACGATTAGGAAAAAAATAGTTGTGAAAATAATGAGTTTTTTATTTTTCAATAGGGAGCTTAGTAGTGTGGTTTGTTGTAATCTCTCTCCTTTTTAGGGATGGGGAGAGGGGTTTGCAATTTGCACCTCTCCCTAGCCCTCTCCTTGAAAAGGAGAGCGAACAGTTGCTGCAAATTATTTCACATTCTTGCTTTGCGGCGGCAATGGCACAAAATCCGTTTCTCCTGGAACTTTTCCAAACTCTTGTTTTAACCACCTTTGTTTGGCATCCTCAATTAATTCTCTGCTGGTAGCCACAAAATTCCAATAAATAAAACGCTCTTCTGCAAAAGGTTCGCCACCAAATATATATACTGTGGTATTAGCTGCTATAGTAAACTCGCAAAGCTTGGCATCTTTAGCTACCAAGAAATTTTTCGGGCCAAAAGTATTGCCTTCGCTGCTTACGCTACCTTCCAAAATGTATAAGCCACTTTCGCCAAACAAATCATCGCCAATTTTTAGCGTTTTTTCTTCGGTACTTTTAATTTCTATAAAATACAGCGGACTGTAAACCGGTATCGGCGATTTTCTGCCAAAAGCTTCGCCAGCAATTAATTTAAAATCAACACCATCTTCTTGCCAAGTTGGAATATCTGCACCATCGGCATGGTAAAACTCGGGTTCCATCTGTTCCAAATGCTTTGGTAGGGCTACCCAAATTTGTAAACCGTGCATATTTCTTACCGAGCCTCTCAAATAATCTGGTGTGCGTTCAGAGTGTGCAATACCTTTGCCGGCAGTCATCCAATTTACTTGACCAGGCTTAATTTCTACTTCGGTGCCCAAGCCATCGCGGTGCATAATGGCTCCCTCAAACAAAAAGGTAAGTGTAGATAAGCCAATGTGCGGATGTGGCGCAATATCAAAACTTTCATTTTCGCTAAGCGTTACTGGTCCCATGTGGTCTATAAAACAAAATGGCCCTACCAATCTTTTTTCCCTAAAAGGAAGTAACCTGCCGACTAAAAAATTACCAATATCGCTTGGTCTTTCTTCTATAATGAGTTGAATATTTGACATGATATAAAGATAGGGAATTGTTGTTCTTTTAGCCACAGATGCACAGCTTTTGTTTGCATATACATTAATAGTACACTATCCCAGACTTAGTCTGGGATCTTAATACAATATTTAGGTGTTTATAGAGCATTACGATTAGCTTCGCTGAGCACTTCGTGGTTCCCGCCTACGCGGGGGAGTGACGACCAAGCATAGAAAGGATACAGAGCTCAAAGCGAACCAGCAAATGAAAACCTATGTGTCTATGTGGTTTTCTTAAAAAAAAACTATCTGTGCATCTGTGGTAAACTAAACCATAGATAAGTGTACTTTTGCAAAAAACAAAACCGACAGCGATGCCCCATTTCAACTTTTCTCAAAAAATAAGCTATAAAAACGAAATACTAGCTGGCTTAACCGTGGCGATGACGATGATACCCGAGTCGTTGTCCTTTGCTATTTTGGCTGGTTTTCCTCCGTTAATGGGTTTGTATGCTGCTTTTATTATGGGTTTGGTTACTGCTGTTTTAGGCGGTAGGCCAGGTTTGGTATCGGGTGGTGCAGGAGCAACCGTGATTACCTTAATTGCGCTAATGAAACTGCATGGTTTGGAGTATGTTTTTGCTGCGGTGGTAGTGGCAGGTATTATTCAAATTGCAGTTGGTTGGTTTAAGTTGGGGAAATTCATCCGGCTGGTGCCGCAATCTGTAATGTATGGTTTTGTTAATGGCTTGGCAATCGTGATTTTTATGTCACAGTTAACCCAGTTTAAAGTGCAAGGAACAGAAGAATGGTTAAGTGGTACACCTTTATATACCATGGTGGGCTTAACGGCACTTACGATATTGGTGGTTTGGTTGTGGCCTAAAATTACCAAGGCAGTGCCAGCATCGTTAGTGGCTATTATGGTGGTTTTTGCACTTGTACTTGTATTTGGCATACACACCAAAACGGTAAGTGATATTGCTTCTGTAGCTGGCGGCTTTCCTCCGTTTCATATTCCAGAAGTGCCTTTTACTTTTGAAACCTTGAAAATTGTTTTTCCCTTTGGGTTAATTATGGCGATGGTAGGTTTAACCGAAGGTTTGCTGACCTTAAATTTGGTAGATGAAATTGTGGGCAACAAAGGCGATGGTAACAAAGAAAGTGTGGCGCAAGGTACGGCCAATATTTTAAATGGTTTCTTTTTTGGCATGGGCGGTTGCCCCATGATTGCACAAACTTTGGTTAATCTTTCTGCCGGAGCGAGAGCCAGGTTGTCTGCAATTATTGGTGCTTTAACTATTTTGCTGATTATTTTGGTTGGTGCACCCGTGATTGGAAAATTGCCTATGGCTGCGCTAACTGGTGTGATGATGATGGTGGCAGTGACCACCTTCGAATGGAGCAGTTTCCGTATCATCAATAAAATGCCTAAGGCTGATATTTTTATTGGGGTAGTGGTGGCTGCGGTTACTGTTTTTCTACATAATTTAGCGCTAGCGGTACTTATTGGCGTAATTCTATCTGCTTTGGTATTTGCTTGGGAAAGCGCCCGACGAATTAGAGCAAGAAAATACATCGATGAGGATGGTGTGAAGCATTACGAAATCTACGGTCCGCTGTTTTTCGGTTCTACCACTGCATTTCTAGAAAAGTTCGATTTACAGGAAGACCCAGCAGAAATTGTGATTGATTTTAAAGAAAGTAGAATTGCAGATATGAGTGCTATTGACGCAGTGCATAAAATTACCGACCGTTATCGTAAGCTGGATAAATCTGTTACGTTAAAACATTTAAGTGCGGATAGTAGGAAATTGTTGAGAAATGCCGCAGGGGCGATTGAAGTGAACATAGATGATCCTATTTACGCAGTGGCGGATAGGTAATGTTATGATTGGTGGATGCGATAATTAGCTAATGATTGCTCACTGTATAAAAAAACCGTCATTTCGATGAGGAAGAATGACGAAGAGAAATCTAATAAGATATTAACTAATCGCTAGATTTCTCCTCGTGCCTCGTTCGAAATGACGGCCAAATCAGCTAATTAGCATATTCACTAATTAGCTAATTCAAAATACTATGCTTCTGCCTTCTGCAAACCAGGTATCTCTACCATTTCATTTGCATCGGCAGCGTAATCAACACCAGCCACATCAAACCCAAAAAGGTTTAAGAAATCTTTTTTATAACCCGCTAAATCGCCTGTTTGAGGTAAAGTGTCGGTATCGGCAGTTTTCCAAAGTTCGGCAACTGCAGCTTGTACATCATCCTGCATTTCCCAATCGTCAATTCTGATACGACCTTTTTCGTCAACAGGAACATCGCCGCCAGTATACAAACGTTGAGCAAACAAACGCTCAATTTGTTCGATGCAACCTTCGTGTAAACCTTTTTCTTTCATGGTTTTGTACAAGAAAGAAATATACAAAGGAATAACTGGAATAGCCGAACTTGCTTGTGTAACCAACGCTTTGTTTACAGAAACATAAGCCTTTCCGTTCAAATCAGCTAATTTATCGCTAATGGTAAAAGCCGTAGCCTCTAAATGATCTTTCGCTCTGCCAATAGTTCCTTTTCGGTAAACTGCTTCGGTAACTGCAGGGCCAATGTACGAGTAAGCAACTGTAATAGCACCTTCGGCCAATACACCAGCAGCTTTCATGTCATCTATCCACATTTCCCAATCTTCGCCGCCCATTACCGCAACTGTATTTTCAATTTCTTCTTCGTTTGCAGGTTCAATAGTTACTGTAGAAACAATGCCCGTGTGGAAATCAACTGTTTTATCAGAGAAAGTACCACCAATTGGTTTTAGCGTAGAACGATGGGTAATACCAGTTTTTGGGTTAGTTCTCACTGGAGAAGCCAAGCTGTAGATAATCAAATCTACCTGGCCCAAATCAGCTTTAATTAAATCGATAGTTTGTTGTTTTACCTCGTTAGAAAAGGCATCGCCATTGATGCTTTTTGCGTATAAACCATCTGTTTGTGCTTGTTTTTCAAAAGCGGCAGTATTGTACCAACCTGGCGAAGCGGTTTTACCTTCTTTAGGTTCTTTTTCGAAATAAACACCAATTGTAGCAGCACCAGAGCCGTAAGCTGCAGTAATACGTGAAGCCAAACCAAAGCCTGTAGAAGCACCAATTACCAAAACTCTTTTTGGGCCGTTGTTAGCCCCCTTAGATTTTACATATTCAATTTGGTTTTTTACGTTTTGTGCAGCCCCATCTGGATGAGCTGTTAAACAAATAAAACCACGCATTCTAGGTTCAATAATCATAATATTGTTTTGTTATAAATAGGGCTAGCCCATAATCCAAGTTCAAAGCTATTCTTAATTTTTGGGGAATGCAAATTGGACTGGTTTTAAAAAGGTTAAGATCATTTGGGTTTGTGTTTATGGATTTTGAAAATCAGGGTTTTAAGGTTTTATTAAGATTGTTTTACAACTTTTTTGAGTAATGTTCTTATCTTAGAGTACCAAACAAACATCTGTGAAGTATCTATATCTGTTGGTTTTAGTTTTTCTCGGCTTAACCTTTCCTGTTTTTGCCCAATGGGATAATAGCTATCAAAAAGGGAAAGTTTTTGATTCGTTGTATGTTTCTTACATTTCAGATGTCAAAAATCGCCCAGCTATAGAAGCTCTGCTAAATAAACAATACCAAGAAGCCAAAGATGAAGAAGTACTAGGTTTTATTAAAGTAGTTAAATTTTGCGTAACGGTAGGTAGTGGCGCCACTTCAAATGAAATGGATAAGTTTGTGGAGCATGTGCTGAAAAACTATAAGCAGTTTCCGAATTTACAAGCTAGAGCGCTACATACCGTAGGTTATCATTATTTTATTGGAGAGTTAAATTACGAGAAGGCTTTTAATTCTTATGGTAGGTTAGAGAAATTACTTGAGGTTTATAATGAAAAAGAGATTACCGATTATGCCAACTATTGTGCAAACATTATTACCGCCTATTATAAATTTGAAGATTTTGGAAAGGCCATTAAAATGGGCAAAAGATGTCTAAAAATAGCCGAAAACAAATGGTATCTGTATAACACTATAGGTTTGTGCTATAAGGGCTTAGCTAATGTAGATTCTTCTTTTGTTTACTTTGGTAAAGCTTTAGAAGAAGCCAAGAAGAAGAAAATGGCAGATGTTTATAGAACAATTGCACTAGGTAACATTGGCTATAATTATTACTTGTTAAAAGATTACAGCAAGGCTAAGCCGCTCATAGAAACAGACCTCAATGGTGGATTGAAATTAAAAGATCCTGGTTTGATATCTGGTGCGGCTACGCCATTGGCAGATATTTTTTTAGCAGAAGGGAATGTGGTTAAGGCTAAAGCAATGCTTAAGCTGGCCAGAAATGGTATTGCCGAAAGTAAACAACTCGAAAGGTTAGAAAAGCTTTTTCCTGTACAAAGTAAATATTACGAGTTGCTCGGGGATACAGAACAAGCCTTGGCTTATCGAGATTCGAGTATCAAAGCAATTAAGCGAAACGATTCTGTTTTTAACGGGCTTTTGGTAATGCGGGTGCAGCAAAAAAACCATTTGGAAAAAATAGCGGAAGAAAAAAGCAAGCTTGAAAGCTACCGTAAAGTTTCTCAAATTAGACTTTGGACTATTGTCGTGTTTTTCTTTTTGGTAGTGTTGATTTTCTTCATCATTAGGGCTTACAGGTTACAAAGAGGTAAGGATAAGAAAAAAATTGAAGAGCTCAATCGTATCATCGAACTTAGAGAGCGGCTTAGTGCAGATATGCACGACGATGTGGGTAGCACTTTAAGTAGTATATCTCTTTATACACATTCGCTCATTATGCAATCTCCCGAAGATCAACAGAAATCTACATTGGAAAAGATCAAAAAAAATGCGCAAGATGTACAAGAAAGCATTAGTGATATTATATGGAGTGTAAATCCGAATATGGATACGATGGAACAGACCATTGCAAGGATGAGGGCTTTTGGAGCAGATTTGGCAGAATGTGCCGGAATTTGTTTTGATTTTGAGGTTAAGGGATCTATGATAGTGCAGCCTTTAACAATGGTAGTTAGGAAAAATTTATACCTTATTTATAAAGAAGCTGTAAATAATGCTGTAAAATATAGTGGAGGAACTAAGTTGGTGGCAGTTTTAGATATAAATGAGGCAGGTTTCAGCTTGAAAATTGCAGACAATGGAAGTGGATTTGATAATTCTGTAGTAAATGTTGGGAATGGATTGCTAAACATGAAACGAAGGGCAGAAGAAATAGGAGGGAAATTGCAAATAGCTACAGCATTAGGTAAAGGAACCCATTTACTTTTAACCTTTAGTGGTTTTAGGAGTAGCTAATTATAGTAACTGTTTAATCTTGGCATGGTTATAGTTCAGTATTGTATAATAAAGTTTTAACTAGCTGAAATTGTAAAAGGGTGGATAATCAAATAAAAAAGCGGGTCGTTATTTTT from Pedobacter sp. SL55 includes these protein-coding regions:
- a CDS encoding ATP-binding protein — its product is MKYLYLLVLVFLGLTFPVFAQWDNSYQKGKVFDSLYVSYISDVKNRPAIEALLNKQYQEAKDEEVLGFIKVVKFCVTVGSGATSNEMDKFVEHVLKNYKQFPNLQARALHTVGYHYFIGELNYEKAFNSYGRLEKLLEVYNEKEITDYANYCANIITAYYKFEDFGKAIKMGKRCLKIAENKWYLYNTIGLCYKGLANVDSSFVYFGKALEEAKKKKMADVYRTIALGNIGYNYYLLKDYSKAKPLIETDLNGGLKLKDPGLISGAATPLADIFLAEGNVVKAKAMLKLARNGIAESKQLERLEKLFPVQSKYYELLGDTEQALAYRDSSIKAIKRNDSVFNGLLVMRVQQKNHLEKIAEEKSKLESYRKVSQIRLWTIVVFFFLVVLIFFIIRAYRLQRGKDKKKIEELNRIIELRERLSADMHDDVGSTLSSISLYTHSLIMQSPEDQQKSTLEKIKKNAQDVQESISDIIWSVNPNMDTMEQTIARMRAFGADLAECAGICFDFEVKGSMIVQPLTMVVRKNLYLIYKEAVNNAVKYSGGTKLVAVLDINEAGFSLKIADNGSGFDNSVVNVGNGLLNMKRRAEEIGGKLQIATALGKGTHLLLTFSGFRSS